Proteins encoded together in one Coffea arabica cultivar ET-39 chromosome 2c, Coffea Arabica ET-39 HiFi, whole genome shotgun sequence window:
- the LOC113726103 gene encoding uncharacterized protein encodes MNLVKTKQPPNFSHILATCTVAAKLRRHRPNCFSAPRKRRIIEITAMRVVVQRVASASVEVEGRIVSAIGPGLLVLVGLHESDADSDAEYICRKVLNMRLFPNEKTGKTWDQNVMQKNLEVLLVSQFTLYGILKGNKPDFHVAMPPEKARPFYESVVEKFRKAYTPDVIKDGIFGAMMKVNLVNDGPVTMQLDSVQASRNTNDTVEAS; translated from the exons ATGAATTTAGTAAAAACCAAACAACCCCCTAATTTCTCCCACATATTAGCCACCTGCACTGTGGCGGCTAAATTGCGCCGCCACCGTCCCAACTGCTTCTCCGCACCGAGGAAACGCCGGATTATCGAAATCACAGCAATGAGAGTGGTGGTTCAGCGCGTTGCCTCCGCCAGCGTCGAG GTTGAGGGGCGTATTGTTTCGGCAATCGGGCCGGGCCTGCTTGTTCTGGTTGGCCTTCATGAATCCGACGCGGACTCTGATGCTGAGTACAT ATGTCGGAAAGTGTTGAACATGAGACTATTTCCAAATGAGAAAACTGGAAAGACATGGGATCAAAAT GTCATGCaaaagaatttggaagttttatTGG TGAGCCAGTTTACATTGTATGGGATTTTAAAGGGAAACAAACCTGATTTTCACGTGGCCATGCCTCCTGAGAAAGCAAGGCCGTTCTATGAATCTGTGGTTGAAAAATTTCGAAAAGCTTACACACCTGATGTTATAAAAG ATGGCATTTTCGGAGCCATGATGAAG GTCAATTTGGTTAACGATGGTCCAGTGACAATGCAACTTGATTCGGTACAAGCATCAAG GAATACAAATGACACAGTGGAAGCATCATAA
- the LOC113722068 gene encoding peroxidase 19-like, whose protein sequence is MSFSCYPLFSAALFFEFFLLSFLALLRSSDCLVNVTRGRIPRQLSVNFYAKSCPQVDQIVASVTSEQFREAPVSAPATIRLFFHDCFVEGCDASILTSTRPGSKDLAERDALDNKELAVEAFESINKAKALVESKCPGVVSCADILAIAARDFVHLTGGPYYQVKKGRWDGKISMASRVPSNIPHSNSTVNELLRLFSSKGLTLEDLVVLSGAHTIGFSHCKHFVDRLYNYKGTKQPDPAIDPRLLKALKMSCPQFGGNTDIVAPFDVTTPFSFDNAYYGNIEAKLGLLASDQALALDPRTKPLVQALAKDKQKFFLAFAAAMDKMGSIGVKKGPRHGEKRRDCSMHM, encoded by the exons ATGTCTTTCTCTTGTTATCCATTGTTCTCTGCTGCTCtcttttttgagttttttctgCTTTCTTTCCTGGCCTTATTACGCTCTTCAGACTGCTTGGTCAATGTCACCCGAGGCCGCATTCCACGCCAACTCTCAGTCAACTTCTATGCCAAATCCTGCCCTCAGGTTGACCAGATTGTGGCGTCCGTCACCTCTGAGCAGTTTAGAGAAGCCCCAGTATCCGCTCCGGCCACCATCCGCCTCTTCTTCCATGACTGCTTTGTTGAA GGGTGTGATGCATCAATATTGACATCGACTAGACCAGGAAGCAAAGATTTAGCTGAAAGGGATGCGTTGGATAACAAGGAACTTGCTGTGGAGGCATTTGAAAGCATAAACAAGGCCAAGGCACTGGTGGAGAGTAAATGTCCTGGAGTTGTATCCTGTGCAGACATTCTAGCAATTGCAGCCAGAGATTTTGTCCACCTT ACAGGAGGACCGTATTATCAAGTGAAGAAAGGAAGGTGGGATGGAAAAATTTCAATGGCCTCAAGGGTTCCTTCCAACATTCCTCACTCCAATTCAACTGTGAATGAGCTTCTAAGACTCTTCAGCTCAAAAGGGCTAACACTAGAAGACCTAGTTGTCCTCTCAGGTGCACATACAATTGGTTTTTCACATTGTAAGCACTTTGTGGACAGGCTATATAACTATAAGGGCACAAAGCAGCCAGACCCTGCCATTGATCCCAGACTCCTGAAGGCCTTAAAGATGTCATGCCCACAATTTGGAGGCAATACTGATATTGTAGCACCTTTTGATGTTACTACCCCATTCTCATTTGATAACGCTTATTATGGAAATATTGAAGCTAAATTAGGCCTTCTAGCCTCCGATCAAGCCCTGGCTTTGGATCCAAGAACTAAGCCTTTGGTTCAAGCCCTGGCGAAAGACAAGCAAAAATTCTTCCTAGCATTTGCTGCAGCTATGGACAAAATGGGCTCAATTGGTGTGAAGAAGGGACCAAGACACGGGGAGAAAAGAAGAGACTGCAGTATGCATATgtga
- the LOC113726104 gene encoding uncharacterized protein: MQRLARRAPRRTLLCAVGVIQDNVSHCLVAKRSYSAASLPKHIEKLRKPAIPSDFLKWSGLGSYRTSKFASGFSPLQPKPLESIIDIKRSNSKTPEELADIWDDYHLGRGHIGASMDAKLYHLLKQRAENCRYFVIPLWKGSGYTTIFFQVQMPHMIFTGLEDYKARGTQAAPYFTVSYYTEFAESKELVLIRGDVVFTSKLSDSEAKWLMETAQSFYLNDVRYKLVERFNKETRDFEFKDVLQALEMPIL, translated from the exons ATGCAAAGGTTAGCCAGGAGGGCCCCAAGGAGGACGTTATTGTGTGCAGTGGGTGTTATTCAAGACAATGTTTCACACTGTTTAGTTGCGAAACGATCATACAGTGCTGCATCTCTGCCAAAGCATATTGAGAAATTGAGAAAACCTGCAATTCCTAGTGATTTCTTGAAATGGAGTGGGCTTGGGTCCTATAGGACGTCGAAATTTGCTTCTGGGTTCAGTCCTCTGCAACCTAAGCCTTTGGAATCGATTATTGATATAAAGCGATCTAACAGCAAAACTCCAGAAGAACTTGCTGACATTTGGGATGAT TATCACTTGGGAAGAGGTCACATTGGGGCATCAATGGACGCAAAGTTATACCATCTATTGAAGCagagagctgaaaattg ccgATATTTCGTGATTCCACTGTGGAAAGGAAGCGGTTACACAACGATTTTTTTTCAAG TGCAAATGCCACACATGATTTTCACTGGTCTTGAAGATTACAAAGCAAGAGGAACTCAGGCTGCTCCCTACTTCACTGTCTCTTATTACACTGAATTTGCAGAAAGCAAGGAATTGGTGCTTATTAGGGGTGATGTTGTGTTTACAAGCAAGCTCAGTGACTCAGAGGCCAAATGGCTCATGGAGACTGCACAATCATTTTACTTGAATGATGTCAGGTACAAGTTAGTTGAGCGTTTCAACAAAGAAACACGTGATTTTGAGTTCAAGGATGTTTTGCAAGCATTGGAGATGCCAATTTTGTAA
- the LOC113726105 gene encoding apoptosis inhibitor 5-like protein API5 isoform X3 has translation MTENSDEAKDIDELYEYGARLNEAKDKTQHVEDYENIIKAATSTSIKARQLAAQLIPRFFKFFPSLSVSAVDAHLDLCEAEELGVCVQAIRGLPLFCKDTPEHLSKIVDILAQLLTAEENVERDAVHKALLSLLRQDVKASLTALFKHIESVDEQMTDENLRERTLSFIRDKVFPLKTELLKPPELMERHMTDLIKKSLQDVTGAEFKMFMDFLKSLSIFGEKAPPERVQELIEIIEGQADLDAQFDVSDGDHIARLIACLFMAIPFFERGASNGKFLNYLNKHIFPVFDKLPEEWKVDLLKDLAESSPYTTPQDSRQILPSVVQLLKKYMPIRKTGEEMNFTYVECLLYTFHHLAYKAPNATNSLCGYKIVTGQPSDRLGEDFSEYHKEFIERLNCVEELARATMKKLTQGMAEHNKALTAATSEEAKASIKTQKQNTTTGLRTCNNILAMTQPLHSKSPSFIGDKRIDLSWKETKKLSPPSNTPAAGYVWNCKAVMSRLSSSTTFLV, from the exons ATGACCGAGAATTCCGACGAGGCCAAGGACATAGATGAGCTCTACGAGTACGGGGCACGCCTCAATGAAGCCAAGGATAAGACTCAG CATGTGGAGGATTACGAGAATATAATAAAGGCGGCAACCAGTACCAGCATTAAAGCTAGGCAATTAGCTGCTCAACTGATCCCCAGGTTCTTCAAGTTTTTCCCAAGTCTTTCGGTCAGTGCTGTAGATGCCCATCTTGATTTATGTGAAGCTGAAGAACTCGGG GTTTGCGTGCAAGCAATTCGTGGACTTCCTCTTTTCTGCAAAGATACACCTGAACATCTTTCTAAGATTGTTGATATTCTTGCCCAGCTCCTAACTGCTG AGGAGAATGTTGAGCGCGATGCAGTACATAAGGCTCTTTTATCCTTATTGAGGCAGGATGTTAAAG CTTCTTTGACAGCCTTATTTAAGCACATTGAGAGTGTTGATGAGCAGATGACTGATGAGAATCTTCGAGAGAGAACCTTAAGTTTTATCAGAGACAAG GTATTCCCTCTTAAAACTGAGTTGCTGAAGCCACCAGAGCTAATGGAAAGACACATGACTGATTTGATTAAAAAG AGTCTACAAGATGTGACGGGAGCAGAATTTAAGATGTTTATGGATTTCTTAAAAAGTTTAAGCATATTTGGAGAAAAAGCTCCTCCTGAGCGTGTTCAAGAGCTCATTGAGATCATTGAAGGCCAAGCTGATCTTGATGCTCAGTTCGAT GTTTCAGATGGGGATCACATTGCTAGGTTAATAGCATGCTTGTTTATGGCTATCCCATTTTTTGAG AGGGGTGCATCCAATGGCAAGTTTCTTAATTACTTGAACAAGCACATTTTTCCTGTTTTTGACAAG CTTCCTGAAGAATGGAAAGTTGACCTGCTCAAGGATCTTGCTGAGAGTTCACCTTACACCACACCTCAGGATTCAAGACAAATCCTTCCCTCTGTTGTTCAGCTTTTGAAG aaATACATGCCTATAAGAAAAACAGGAGAAGAGATGAACTTCACTTATGTCGAGTGCTTATTGTATACATTCCACCATTTAGCTTACAAG GCACCCAATGCCACCAACAGCTTGTGTGGTTACAAGATTGTGACTGGCCAACCTTCTGATAGGCTTGGGGAGGACTTCTCAGAGTATCATAAAGAATTCATAGAACG CTTAAATTGTGTGGAAGAGCTAGCTAGGGCTACCATGAAGAAATTAACTCAAGGAATGGCTGAGCACAACAAAGCATTGACGGCTGCTACTTCTGAGGAAGCAAAGGCCAGCATA AAGACACAGAAGCAGAATACCACAACTGGGTTGCGTACTTGTAACAACATATTGGCTATGACACAG CCACTGCATTCAAAATCACCATCATTTATTGGTGACAAGAGAATTGACTTATCTTGGAAAGAAACTAAGAAACTTTCTCCTCCATCAAACACTCCTGCAGCCGGGTATGTTTGGAACTGCAAAGCTGTCATGTCAAGATTGTCTAGCTCAACTACATTTTTGGTTTAg
- the LOC113726105 gene encoding apoptosis inhibitor 5-like protein API5 isoform X2 translates to MLKVCVQAIRGLPLFCKDTPEHLSKIVDILAQLLTAEENVERDAVHKALLSLLRQDVKASLTALFKHIESVDEQMTDENLRERTLSFIRDKVFPLKTELLKPPELMERHMTDLIKKSLQDVTGAEFKMFMDFLKSLSIFGEKAPPERVQELIEIIEGQADLDAQFDVSDGDHIARLIACLFMAIPFFERGASNGKFLNYLNKHIFPVFDKLPEEWKVDLLKDLAESSPYTTPQDSRQILPSVVQLLKKYMPIRKTGEEMNFTYVECLLYTFHHLAYKAPNATNSLCGYKIVTGQPSDRLGEDFSEYHKEFIERLNCVEELARATMKKLTQGMAEHNKALTAATSEEAKASIKTQKQNTTTGLRTCNNILAMTQPLHSKSPSFIGDKRIDLSWKETKKLSPPSNTPAAGYVWNCKAVMSRLSSSTTFLV, encoded by the exons ATGTTAAAG GTTTGCGTGCAAGCAATTCGTGGACTTCCTCTTTTCTGCAAAGATACACCTGAACATCTTTCTAAGATTGTTGATATTCTTGCCCAGCTCCTAACTGCTG AGGAGAATGTTGAGCGCGATGCAGTACATAAGGCTCTTTTATCCTTATTGAGGCAGGATGTTAAAG CTTCTTTGACAGCCTTATTTAAGCACATTGAGAGTGTTGATGAGCAGATGACTGATGAGAATCTTCGAGAGAGAACCTTAAGTTTTATCAGAGACAAG GTATTCCCTCTTAAAACTGAGTTGCTGAAGCCACCAGAGCTAATGGAAAGACACATGACTGATTTGATTAAAAAG AGTCTACAAGATGTGACGGGAGCAGAATTTAAGATGTTTATGGATTTCTTAAAAAGTTTAAGCATATTTGGAGAAAAAGCTCCTCCTGAGCGTGTTCAAGAGCTCATTGAGATCATTGAAGGCCAAGCTGATCTTGATGCTCAGTTCGAT GTTTCAGATGGGGATCACATTGCTAGGTTAATAGCATGCTTGTTTATGGCTATCCCATTTTTTGAG AGGGGTGCATCCAATGGCAAGTTTCTTAATTACTTGAACAAGCACATTTTTCCTGTTTTTGACAAG CTTCCTGAAGAATGGAAAGTTGACCTGCTCAAGGATCTTGCTGAGAGTTCACCTTACACCACACCTCAGGATTCAAGACAAATCCTTCCCTCTGTTGTTCAGCTTTTGAAG aaATACATGCCTATAAGAAAAACAGGAGAAGAGATGAACTTCACTTATGTCGAGTGCTTATTGTATACATTCCACCATTTAGCTTACAAG GCACCCAATGCCACCAACAGCTTGTGTGGTTACAAGATTGTGACTGGCCAACCTTCTGATAGGCTTGGGGAGGACTTCTCAGAGTATCATAAAGAATTCATAGAACG CTTAAATTGTGTGGAAGAGCTAGCTAGGGCTACCATGAAGAAATTAACTCAAGGAATGGCTGAGCACAACAAAGCATTGACGGCTGCTACTTCTGAGGAAGCAAAGGCCAGCATA AAGACACAGAAGCAGAATACCACAACTGGGTTGCGTACTTGTAACAACATATTGGCTATGACACAG CCACTGCATTCAAAATCACCATCATTTATTGGTGACAAGAGAATTGACTTATCTTGGAAAGAAACTAAGAAACTTTCTCCTCCATCAAACACTCCTGCAGCCGGGTATGTTTGGAACTGCAAAGCTGTCATGTCAAGATTGTCTAGCTCAACTACATTTTTGGTTTAg
- the LOC113726105 gene encoding apoptosis inhibitor 5-like protein API5 isoform X1, whose translation MQHNTDCIVLLISNQILQVCVQAIRGLPLFCKDTPEHLSKIVDILAQLLTAEENVERDAVHKALLSLLRQDVKASLTALFKHIESVDEQMTDENLRERTLSFIRDKVFPLKTELLKPPELMERHMTDLIKKSLQDVTGAEFKMFMDFLKSLSIFGEKAPPERVQELIEIIEGQADLDAQFDVSDGDHIARLIACLFMAIPFFERGASNGKFLNYLNKHIFPVFDKLPEEWKVDLLKDLAESSPYTTPQDSRQILPSVVQLLKKYMPIRKTGEEMNFTYVECLLYTFHHLAYKAPNATNSLCGYKIVTGQPSDRLGEDFSEYHKEFIERLNCVEELARATMKKLTQGMAEHNKALTAATSEEAKASIKTQKQNTTTGLRTCNNILAMTQPLHSKSPSFIGDKRIDLSWKETKKLSPPSNTPAAGYVWNCKAVMSRLSSSTTFLV comes from the exons ATGCAACACAATACTGATTGTATTGTGCTTTTGATTTCCAATCAAATCTTGCAGGTTTGCGTGCAAGCAATTCGTGGACTTCCTCTTTTCTGCAAAGATACACCTGAACATCTTTCTAAGATTGTTGATATTCTTGCCCAGCTCCTAACTGCTG AGGAGAATGTTGAGCGCGATGCAGTACATAAGGCTCTTTTATCCTTATTGAGGCAGGATGTTAAAG CTTCTTTGACAGCCTTATTTAAGCACATTGAGAGTGTTGATGAGCAGATGACTGATGAGAATCTTCGAGAGAGAACCTTAAGTTTTATCAGAGACAAG GTATTCCCTCTTAAAACTGAGTTGCTGAAGCCACCAGAGCTAATGGAAAGACACATGACTGATTTGATTAAAAAG AGTCTACAAGATGTGACGGGAGCAGAATTTAAGATGTTTATGGATTTCTTAAAAAGTTTAAGCATATTTGGAGAAAAAGCTCCTCCTGAGCGTGTTCAAGAGCTCATTGAGATCATTGAAGGCCAAGCTGATCTTGATGCTCAGTTCGAT GTTTCAGATGGGGATCACATTGCTAGGTTAATAGCATGCTTGTTTATGGCTATCCCATTTTTTGAG AGGGGTGCATCCAATGGCAAGTTTCTTAATTACTTGAACAAGCACATTTTTCCTGTTTTTGACAAG CTTCCTGAAGAATGGAAAGTTGACCTGCTCAAGGATCTTGCTGAGAGTTCACCTTACACCACACCTCAGGATTCAAGACAAATCCTTCCCTCTGTTGTTCAGCTTTTGAAG aaATACATGCCTATAAGAAAAACAGGAGAAGAGATGAACTTCACTTATGTCGAGTGCTTATTGTATACATTCCACCATTTAGCTTACAAG GCACCCAATGCCACCAACAGCTTGTGTGGTTACAAGATTGTGACTGGCCAACCTTCTGATAGGCTTGGGGAGGACTTCTCAGAGTATCATAAAGAATTCATAGAACG CTTAAATTGTGTGGAAGAGCTAGCTAGGGCTACCATGAAGAAATTAACTCAAGGAATGGCTGAGCACAACAAAGCATTGACGGCTGCTACTTCTGAGGAAGCAAAGGCCAGCATA AAGACACAGAAGCAGAATACCACAACTGGGTTGCGTACTTGTAACAACATATTGGCTATGACACAG CCACTGCATTCAAAATCACCATCATTTATTGGTGACAAGAGAATTGACTTATCTTGGAAAGAAACTAAGAAACTTTCTCCTCCATCAAACACTCCTGCAGCCGGGTATGTTTGGAACTGCAAAGCTGTCATGTCAAGATTGTCTAGCTCAACTACATTTTTGGTTTAg